The Ascidiaceihabitans donghaensis genome includes the window GCCAAACGCACCATTTCAGCCGAAATGGCGACAGTTTCGGAACCCCCTTTCATGGTTTCGGCCCAAGCGTCACCGCCCGTGGCACCGGTACTTGTTACAACGGCAAATGTATCCAAAAGCGCTGTGAAATTGGTAGGGTCCTTGGCCATGATGTAGTCGAAATACACCTGCTTCAGGTTCACGGGGTCCACCGACGGCGCAAACATGCTGGGGTCGAACCCCGTAAGGGCGGCGGACAGGCTGACAAAATTGTCCATTTGACTGCTCATTGTGTCGGTCCTTTCGCGCGCTCAAGCAAATAGGTGAAATCGGAGAACGTCCCATCCGTCATCGTCGCGTCCTTGTGGCACGAAATGCAGTTGGACGAGGCTTGGGGCACGGTGCCTTGAATGTAGCTTTCAAGGGTTGTGTTGGCCAAAAAGGTTGGCGCAGGGGCGCCTGTCGGGTCCACAGGATTCAACGATGTGCACCAGCCGTTTTCCGCACTTGGTGTTGTGGGCGTTCCCAATGTGGCTTGGGTTGGCCACTGCGTTGAAATCAAGTGATAGTTTTCCCAGACCGTTCCTTTGGTCAGTTCATTTTGCACAACCGTGTTCATGGCGACAGTGTGGTCGGTGACTGGGATCGACCGCTCGATCTGGCTTTTGCCCATGTTCTGCGCAACCGGTTGCACATGCGGGTTCCAAGGTTGGGCCGGCGGCGTGTTCACGTCGTTGCAGTCTTCACAGTCCGGCTGGAAGTAATTGTAGGAGGCACGACTTTGTGGCCGGCCGGCTTCGGGCACGTTTGCCACATGTTCAAAGGTGGACCACAGCCATTGTGGATCGTTGATGGTCTTGTGACCGATGTGAAAGCCAACCAACCCCATCTGCTGAATTTCGCAGGATGCGGGTTTGTCGTTAAGTGCAGGCGTATAGACCAATGCTTCGGTTGCATGAAAATCAGCGGCCACATCGGTTCCTGCAATCACCTTCCACGCCGCTTTGACCATCATCGCACCTTGTTGGCCCTGCGGGCTGCATTTGGATCCAGTTGCGTCCGGATCACAGCTGCATGTGAAGTTCACGGCATTGCCAGCTTGCGAAAATGCGGCTTGCCCCGCCTTATTATACAATTGGTTTTCAGTGATATAATCGTACATCGGCTGGTTCACAGAAATTGCAAAACGGCTGTACCACCCGTTGGTGTCAATCAAAGGACCAGAATTGAAGGGCTGGGTTGCCTCTTCCAGAAGATCAGGATGTTTGCCGATCTGACTGATAACACGCAGACCCTTCGTGTCGCCCAACGCTTTGCATTCATCCGGAATTTCACG containing:
- a CDS encoding cytochrome C, with the protein product MKRILAAAIFIAVLVGLYFTLMPATKETVLASGGAATPTAQTTAQVECAATTQTLINGTTIPAIPDFGSITDGDFSLDNLQCAFDSYSWNSFLALNHSPDGAFGDKSGDNETVWETWAESSDIFLTGGADPGAAGATPPREIPDECKALGDTKGLRVISQIGKHPDLLEEATQPFNSGPLIDTNGWYSRFAISVNQPMYDYITENQLYNKAGQAAFSQAGNAVNFTCSCDPDATGSKCSPQGQQGAMMVKAAWKVIAGTDVAADFHATEALVYTPALNDKPASCEIQQMGLVGFHIGHKTINDPQWLWSTFEHVANVPEAGRPQSRASYNYFQPDCEDCNDVNTPPAQPWNPHVQPVAQNMGKSQIERSIPVTDHTVAMNTVVQNELTKGTVWENYHLISTQWPTQATLGTPTTPSAENGWCTSLNPVDPTGAPAPTFLANTTLESYIQGTVPQASSNCISCHKDATMTDGTFSDFTYLLERAKGPTQ